GCGATATGCTACAATGGCCGATGCCAGAGGAGAGACGAGAATGGTCGAAGAACTGACATCGAAGGAACGAGACGAGATTCGAAGCCTGCTTCAACCCTTCTTGGGAGACGCGGGAGCTGAAGCGATGGTGACGGTACTGGAGCGTATTGTGGCACGAGAGGCCCACCTTGCACGAAAGGACATCCAGGACCTTCGGGAACTGAGCCAACAGTTGATCGAGGGTCAGCGCCAGATACAAGCAGCTCTTCTTCAGTTGGCACAGGCGCAGGCGCACACTGAAGAGCGCGTCGGACGGCTGGAAGAAGCAATCGTAAGATTGGCCGAAGCCCAGGCGCGGTCGGAAGAGCGGCTGGCTCGACTGGAAGACGTGCAAGCGCAAACGGTCGAGCGTGTGGGCCGACTCGAAGAAGCCGTCGCCCGGCTGGCTGAAGCCCAGGCGCGATCCGAAGTGCTTCTGGCTGAGACGCGAGAGCGTGTGAGCCGACTCGAAGAAGCCGTCGCCCGGCTGGCTGAAGCCCAGGCGCGATCCGAAGTGCTTCTGGCTGAGACGCGAGAGCGTGTGGGTCGACTCGAAGAAGCTGTCGCGCAATTGATCGAAGCCCAGGCCCGGACGGAAAAGGCACAGCAGCGGATGGAGAAGGCACTGGTTCGATTAGATCGCCAGGTGGGAGGCCTGAGCGAAACGGTCGGAGGCGACATCGAAGATATAGCCTATATTGTGCTTCACGATGTTCTGCAGCGGGAGTTTGGTTGGAAAGTTGGAGTCTTGGAGCGGAGCTGGAAGGTCTGGGGCGGACGGGAGGTGGAAATCAACCTTCTGGGTCAGGCCCATGATCCTTCCCAACCGAACCGGGTCATCTGGATCGTGGGCGAAGCCAAGCACAACTTCACCCTGAAAGAAGCGCGAAAGTTCGCTCATCGCGTAGAGCAAGCGCGAAAGCATCTGGAGGGAACGGTGTTCCCCGTGTGCTTCTGCTACCGGGCGCGCCCGGAGGTTCAAGACTTCATCCTTGACAATGGGTTTGCCCTTGTCTTTTCGTATGGTCGGATGAAGATGAAGCGCTGACTCATGCCTGCCGGGCCAGAGCTGCGACCTTTTCGGCAGCATCCTTCATTCCCGTCGCCACAGTCAACGGAAGCCCGGATTGAGCCAGCAGCTCGCGGGCTCGTTCCACATTCGTTCCTTCCAGCCGCACAACGATGGGCAACCTGACGCCGATCTTTTTGGCTGCCTCAATGACACCCTCAGCCACGATGTCGCACCGGACAATGCCACCGAAAATGTTAATCAAGACGGCCCGAACATTCGGATCCGACAGAAGAATACGGAAGGCATTCTCCACCCGGGTCGTGGTCGCACTTCCTCCCACGTCGAGGAAATTGGCGGGCTCAGCTCCCGCTTGCTTGATGATGTCCATCGTGGCCATGGCCAGCCCTGCCCCATTAACCATGCACCCAATCGTACCGTTGAGCTTGATGTAATTCAGCTCGTACCTGGACGCCTCGACTTCGAGCGGTTCTTCTTCATGGAGATCGCGCAAAGCGGCGTATTCCGGATGGCGAAAGAGCGCATTATCATCGAAGGTGATCTTGGCATCGAGCGCATAAAGCTTCCCATCTTCCGTGAGCAAGAAGGGATTGACCTCGACCAATGAGGCATCGAGATCAACGAAGGCGCGATAAAGAGCTTGCATAAAGGCGGTCGCCGGTCCGATTAATTCCGGAGGCAATCCCAGCGCAAAGGCTAGCTTCCGCGCCTGGAAGGATTGAAATCCGAGGCTCGGAGAGATGTATTCTTTGAAGATCAGTTCCGGCGTCGTGGCAGCGACCTGCTCGATATCCATTCCCCCGGCGGGGCTGGCCATGAAAACAGGCCGTCGAGCGGCTCGATCAATGATGATTCCCAGGTAAAACTCGCGCTTCAGACGGAGGGCCTGTTCAACGAGCACGCGGCGAACCTCCCGCCCCGCCGGTCCGGTTTGCGCCGTCACCAGTTTCATTCCCAGCATCTGGCGGGCGATCTCATAGGCTTCATCCGGTGAGGCAGCGACTCTGATACCTCCGGCTTTGCCCCGGCCCCCAGCATGGATCTGCGCTTTCACCACAACCTTCTGGCCGAGTTTCTCAGCCAGAGCGCGAGCCGCCTCGGGCGTGTCGGCAACATCACCCTCGGGAACAGTCACTCCATATCGCTTTAACAGTGCCTTGGCCTGATATTCGTGGATTTTCATGACGATTTATCCGGCAATGATTTTTTTTCGTCCGCCACTCGCTCCAACGCGGCCGGACGAAGGCTGTGAGTCTAGCTACCGCTCGGCAACTCCGTCAAGCGAAATCCCAGGAGCACATGGCCGGGCGGCCGAATAAAACTGATCTCTTTTTCAGGATGCCACGTTCGGTACACGATCATCGTCAGATCGCATCTGTGCAGCCGGCTCAGATCATTGACCCGACTCATGCCGACCGACGGAATCCGTTGGGCGCCGCCAGCGCAATCCCAGCTTCTCCATCAGAGCGCGATCTCGATCCATCTCCGGATTGGGCGTGGTGAGTAATTTCTCCCCAACGAAGAGGGAATTGGCTCCGGCGAGGAAACACAGGGCTTGAGCTTCGTCCGAAAGGGACAGACGACCGGCGCTCAACCGGATGATTGACCCTGGCATGAGCAACCGCGCCGTGGCAATCATTCGCACGAGTTC
The nucleotide sequence above comes from Blastocatellia bacterium. Encoded proteins:
- the sucC gene encoding ADP-forming succinate--CoA ligase subunit beta; amino-acid sequence: MKIHEYQAKALLKRYGVTVPEGDVADTPEAARALAEKLGQKVVVKAQIHAGGRGKAGGIRVAASPDEAYEIARQMLGMKLVTAQTGPAGREVRRVLVEQALRLKREFYLGIIIDRAARRPVFMASPAGGMDIEQVAATTPELIFKEYISPSLGFQSFQARKLAFALGLPPELIGPATAFMQALYRAFVDLDASLVEVNPFLLTEDGKLYALDAKITFDDNALFRHPEYAALRDLHEEEPLEVEASRYELNYIKLNGTIGCMVNGAGLAMATMDIIKQAGAEPANFLDVGGSATTTRVENAFRILLSDPNVRAVLINIFGGIVRCDIVAEGVIEAAKKIGVRLPIVVRLEGTNVERARELLAQSGLPLTVATGMKDAAEKVAALARQA